A window of the Syntrophothermus lipocalidus DSM 12680 genome harbors these coding sequences:
- a CDS encoding sugar phosphate nucleotidyltransferase produces the protein MKARAGMRAMIMAAGVGSRLMPLTAELPKPMVPVANRPVMENIIGLLAQHGITEIIANLHCHGPVIKEHFGDGTRFGVSLLYSEEKELLGTAGGVRRCEWFLGDTFVVMSGDALTDVNLTDLVEAHKRNGALATIALREMDEVEHYGVVIVGEDGLIQSFQEKPRREEALSRLVNTGIYVFEREIFDYIPEGEFYDFGRQVFPHLVRIKAPFYGHAIDRYWCDVGDIEAYRQAHRDVLEGRVDCPIEGQLLQGTLGVTNILVGERVELGRGVTLKGCVVIGPGCRIGDGAVLEDAVIWEDTVVEAKAVIRGSVIGSRCRIGRGAAVSPGAVIGSRYVVHEGTIVPENARLMPPR, from the coding sequence GTGAAAGCGAGGGCGGGTATGCGGGCGATGATTATGGCAGCCGGGGTTGGGTCCCGGCTGATGCCGCTTACGGCCGAGCTACCGAAGCCGATGGTGCCGGTCGCCAACCGGCCGGTGATGGAAAACATCATAGGGCTGTTGGCCCAGCACGGGATAACGGAGATAATTGCCAACCTGCACTGCCACGGGCCGGTTATTAAGGAGCATTTCGGTGACGGGACGAGGTTCGGGGTGAGCCTTCTCTACTCGGAGGAGAAGGAACTCCTGGGGACCGCCGGAGGAGTGCGCCGGTGCGAGTGGTTTTTGGGCGACACTTTCGTGGTCATGAGCGGTGATGCCCTGACGGATGTGAATCTGACAGACCTGGTGGAAGCCCACAAAAGGAACGGCGCGCTTGCTACCATTGCCCTGCGGGAGATGGACGAGGTGGAACACTACGGGGTCGTCATCGTGGGCGAGGACGGCCTCATTCAGAGTTTTCAGGAGAAGCCGCGCCGGGAAGAGGCCTTAAGCCGGTTGGTCAACACGGGGATCTACGTGTTTGAACGGGAAATTTTCGATTACATACCCGAGGGCGAGTTTTACGATTTCGGGCGCCAGGTATTTCCCCACCTGGTGCGCATTAAGGCGCCTTTTTACGGCCACGCTATCGACCGGTACTGGTGCGACGTAGGTGACATCGAGGCCTACCGCCAGGCCCACAGGGATGTGCTCGAAGGCAGGGTGGATTGCCCCATAGAAGGGCAGCTTTTGCAAGGTACCCTGGGGGTCACGAATATTCTGGTGGGCGAAAGGGTGGAGCTCGGGCGCGGGGTAACGCTGAAAGGGTGCGTCGTTATTGGGCCCGGCTGCCGCATTGGGGACGGAGCGGTGCTTGAGGACGCTGTGATTTGGGAGGATACGGTGGTAGAAGCGAAAGCAGTTATCAGAGGCTCGGTCATCGGCAGCCGCTGCCGCATCGGCCGCGGAGCCGCGGTCAGTCCAGGTGCGGTTATTGGGAGCCGTTACGTAGTGCACGAGGGGACAATTGTTCCTGAGAACGCCCGCCTCATGCCTCCAAGGTGA
- a CDS encoding efflux RND transporter permease subunit, with product MRLSRFAVHRPVTVAILVGVLIVLGIVAFSRLAVDLYPDIKLPVAAVITTYSGAGPEEVESQVSRPIESIMGTLGNVKEIQSWSAPGSSIVIVRFNWGTDMDFATLNMREKLALIETYLPDGVDKPTVVKMDPTMMPVLQIGVTGGTDLAQLQDLVEDKIKPELERIDGVASVVLTGGVTREVRVDVDPVKIANYGLTMSQITQVLRADNFNLAGGTVNHGDRQLFIRSLQQFENIDDIKNVTVTTPAGANVLLSQVAQITDGYKDAQQYTRVNGKPSIGIHILKQTDANSVKVSEKVRATLQELSKTIPGGIEVGVVFDQADFINQSMGTIKRSMLEGALLAMLVIYVFLRSVPSTLVIATSIPLSVVATFLLMYFSKMTMNMVTMGGVALAIGRIVDDSIVVLESIFRHRQAGKPAVQAAVEGASEVGNAVMAATFTTVAVFFPVVFVEGISAILFKPLAMTVSFGILSSLVVALTIIPLLSSRMMTGDIVHEVKTEEGLSGPRRVLARLYLFLDSLGERYRRVIRWALGHRRLIVVTVTVLMVASVALVPLIGAEFLPKSDAGQIGITIEMDKGTVLQETDRVASKVEALVKAIPEVTTVFTSVGSEGSMMYMTGASSTDTSTLKVMLCKKSQRSRSTAEIAEEIRKKTGDIAGAKITVTEVDPMMTGMTSSTPVNIEISGDDLEVLKGLSDQAVDIVRAVAGTREVQSNLTEGKPEVRIKVDRRKAAYYGITPGQVAQTVQAAFEGTVATRYRVEGDEVDVRVRYQPSDRDDLSELGSLMITTTSGAQVPLSQVAEFELARGPMTITRIHQVRTAQITANISGRDLNSVIRDIQKRMDKELVLPTGYTVKYTGENKEMVESFQSLLYALLLAVVLVYAVMAIQYESFFDPFVIMFSVPTCFIGGAFGLAVTGRTFNVVAFIGVIMLVGIAVSNAIVLVDYIKTLRERGMERNQAIEEAGAVRLRPVLMTALCTIIALFPLALGLGEGGELEAPLATVVIGGLTASTVITLVLVPVVYTIFDDYGRKIGGWIKSHR from the coding sequence GTGAGGCTTTCGCGGTTTGCAGTTCACCGCCCGGTCACGGTGGCCATTTTGGTGGGCGTCCTGATAGTCCTCGGCATCGTGGCTTTTTCCCGGCTGGCGGTGGATCTCTACCCTGACATAAAACTGCCGGTGGCGGCAGTCATAACCACCTACTCCGGGGCCGGCCCGGAAGAGGTGGAGTCCCAGGTGTCGCGGCCTATCGAAAGCATCATGGGTACCCTGGGCAACGTGAAGGAGATACAATCCTGGTCGGCCCCGGGCTCGTCCATCGTCATTGTACGCTTCAACTGGGGCACCGATATGGATTTTGCGACCCTGAACATGAGGGAAAAGCTGGCCTTGATCGAGACCTACCTGCCGGACGGGGTAGATAAACCGACGGTGGTGAAAATGGACCCCACCATGATGCCAGTCCTCCAGATAGGGGTTACCGGCGGTACAGATCTTGCCCAATTGCAAGACCTGGTGGAAGACAAGATTAAGCCGGAGCTGGAGCGGATCGACGGGGTAGCTTCGGTGGTCCTAACCGGTGGAGTGACCCGTGAGGTCAGAGTGGACGTTGACCCGGTGAAGATCGCCAATTACGGCTTGACCATGAGCCAGATTACCCAGGTTCTGCGGGCTGACAATTTCAACCTGGCGGGAGGGACTGTAAACCACGGCGACCGGCAGCTTTTCATCCGCAGCCTGCAGCAGTTTGAAAACATCGATGACATCAAGAACGTGACGGTTACTACCCCTGCAGGAGCCAATGTGCTGCTTTCCCAGGTAGCCCAGATAACCGACGGTTATAAAGACGCCCAGCAGTACACGCGGGTAAACGGAAAGCCCAGCATCGGCATCCACATCCTGAAGCAGACCGATGCTAACTCGGTCAAGGTGTCGGAGAAGGTTCGAGCGACCTTGCAGGAGCTGAGCAAGACCATTCCCGGCGGCATTGAGGTCGGGGTGGTCTTCGACCAGGCCGATTTCATAAACCAATCGATGGGTACCATCAAGCGGTCCATGCTGGAAGGTGCGCTCCTGGCCATGCTAGTCATTTACGTGTTCCTGCGCAGCGTGCCCAGCACCCTGGTCATCGCAACTTCTATACCGCTGTCGGTGGTTGCCACTTTCCTTTTGATGTATTTTTCTAAAATGACCATGAACATGGTGACTATGGGCGGGGTGGCTCTGGCCATCGGGCGCATCGTGGACGACTCTATCGTGGTCCTGGAAAGCATATTCCGCCACCGCCAGGCCGGCAAACCTGCAGTTCAGGCCGCCGTGGAGGGGGCGTCCGAAGTCGGCAACGCCGTTATGGCCGCGACTTTCACTACGGTGGCCGTGTTTTTCCCGGTGGTGTTCGTGGAAGGCATCTCCGCCATTTTGTTTAAACCGCTGGCGATGACTGTATCTTTCGGGATACTGAGTTCCTTAGTGGTGGCCCTCACTATCATTCCCCTCCTTTCCAGCCGGATGATGACCGGGGACATCGTGCATGAGGTGAAAACGGAAGAAGGTTTATCCGGCCCCCGTCGTGTTCTGGCACGGCTCTATCTTTTCCTCGACAGCCTGGGCGAGCGCTACCGTCGGGTCATCCGCTGGGCCTTAGGGCACAGGCGGCTGATAGTGGTTACCGTAACAGTGCTGATGGTAGCAAGCGTAGCCCTGGTGCCTCTCATCGGAGCCGAGTTTTTGCCCAAGTCTGATGCCGGGCAGATAGGGATCACCATAGAAATGGATAAAGGAACAGTGCTGCAAGAGACTGACCGAGTAGCATCCAAGGTCGAGGCACTGGTCAAAGCAATACCCGAGGTTACCACGGTGTTTACCAGTGTCGGCTCAGAAGGCAGCATGATGTACATGACCGGGGCCTCAAGCACGGACACCTCTACCTTGAAGGTCATGCTCTGCAAGAAAAGCCAGCGCAGCCGTTCTACGGCCGAGATTGCAGAAGAAATCCGGAAGAAGACAGGGGATATTGCCGGGGCCAAGATCACGGTTACCGAGGTTGACCCCATGATGACCGGCATGACTTCTTCTACGCCGGTGAATATTGAGATCTCGGGTGACGACCTGGAGGTGCTCAAGGGGCTGTCTGACCAAGCGGTTGACATCGTGCGCGCGGTGGCAGGTACACGGGAGGTCCAATCGAATCTGACGGAAGGCAAACCCGAAGTCAGGATCAAGGTGGATCGTCGCAAGGCTGCTTATTACGGCATCACGCCAGGCCAGGTGGCGCAGACGGTGCAGGCGGCCTTCGAAGGCACGGTCGCCACCCGCTACCGGGTAGAGGGGGACGAAGTCGACGTGCGCGTCCGCTACCAGCCCTCGGATCGGGATGACTTGTCGGAACTGGGTTCACTTATGATAACCACAACCAGTGGTGCCCAGGTGCCTTTGAGCCAGGTAGCCGAATTCGAACTGGCGCGGGGGCCGATGACCATTACCAGGATCCACCAGGTACGAACTGCCCAGATAACGGCCAACATTTCCGGACGCGACCTCAACAGCGTGATACGGGACATCCAAAAACGTATGGATAAAGAACTGGTGCTGCCTACGGGTTACACCGTCAAGTACACGGGGGAAAACAAGGAGATGGTGGAGTCCTTCCAGAGCCTTTTGTACGCCCTGCTTTTGGCGGTGGTCCTGGTGTACGCGGTCATGGCCATCCAGTACGAATCTTTCTTCGACCCGTTCGTTATCATGTTCTCGGTGCCGACCTGTTTCATCGGCGGGGCTTTCGGGCTGGCGGTTACGGGCAGAACCTTCAACGTGGTCGCCTTCATCGGGGTCATCATGCTGGTGGGTATCGCGGTCTCGAATGCCATCGTTTTAGTCGACTATATCAAGACCCTGCGGGAACGGGGAATGGAGCGGAACCAGGCCATAGAGGAAGCCGGGGCCGTAAGACTGCGCCCGGTATTGATGACGGCCCTCTGTACCATCATCGCCCTTTTCCCGCTGGCCTTGGGCTTGGGTGAAGGGGGAGAACTAGAGGCACCCCTGGCGACTGTGGTCATCGGGGGATTGACGGCATCGACGGTGATTACCCTGGTCTTGGTGCCGGTAGTATATACGATATTCGACGACTACGGGCGCAAGATCGGCGGCTGGATTAAGAGCCACAGATAA
- a CDS encoding TetR/AcrR family transcriptional regulator, which translates to MSEGTKRERILEAAVTVFAEKGYHQARIEEIAARAGVGKGTVYEYFASKLELFQEMFRAVLGRYYERLQSVREEGQTVVERLRLLLELHLDFISQNARFARVAFADGVGYDQELAFWIYEQRKAKLERMRALFEEGIERGEFRPVDAAIAASIFIGAMTSLIVPIVMEGQEADPSLLARQAMDILLNGMVN; encoded by the coding sequence GTGAGCGAAGGGACCAAACGGGAAAGGATACTGGAGGCGGCGGTGACCGTGTTTGCCGAAAAGGGCTACCATCAGGCTCGCATCGAGGAGATAGCGGCCCGAGCGGGAGTCGGCAAGGGCACGGTCTACGAGTATTTTGCCAGCAAGCTCGAGCTGTTCCAGGAGATGTTCCGGGCGGTTTTGGGGAGGTATTACGAGCGTCTCCAGTCAGTCAGGGAAGAGGGGCAGACGGTAGTCGAGCGGTTGCGGCTCCTCTTAGAACTTCACCTGGACTTCATTTCCCAAAACGCGAGATTCGCCCGGGTGGCTTTCGCGGACGGGGTGGGCTATGACCAGGAATTGGCCTTCTGGATATACGAACAGCGAAAAGCCAAGCTGGAACGAATGCGGGCGCTTTTCGAGGAGGGTATCGAACGGGGCGAGTTCCGCCCGGTGGATGCCGCGATTGCCGCCTCCATTTTTATCGGGGCCATGACCTCACTCATCGTGCCCATCGTTATGGAGGGCCAGGAAGCTGATCCCTCGCTCCTCGCCCGCCAGGCTATGGATATATTACTAAATGGAATGGTGAATTAG
- the wecB gene encoding non-hydrolyzing UDP-N-acetylglucosamine 2-epimerase translates to MVVFGTRPEAIKMAPVIKALQEMEQLEVRVAVTAQHREMLDQVLDLFGIVPDYDLNLMRENQDLFGITSRVLEGMRDVYERERPRLVLVHGDTTTTFAAALAAFYLRIAVGHVEAGLRTRRKYSPFPEEMNRTLTGRLADLHFAPTETARANLLAEGVAPFRIWVTGNTVIDALYQTVKPDYRFTGELAELDFTRRIILVTTHRRENWGTKMRQIYEALCDILEEFDDVDVVFPVHKNPVVRDVVEEVLEGRERVYLIEPLDYEPFAHLMAASHLVMTDSGGLQEEAPSLGKPVLVLRDTTERPEAVEAGTVKLVGTDRRRIYEEAKRLLTDEEAYQKMARAVNPYGDGQAAPRIAKVVRDFLHNY, encoded by the coding sequence ATGGTAGTATTTGGAACCAGGCCGGAGGCCATTAAGATGGCCCCGGTGATCAAGGCTTTGCAGGAGATGGAGCAACTGGAGGTAAGAGTAGCGGTGACGGCCCAGCACCGGGAGATGCTGGACCAGGTCCTAGACCTGTTCGGCATCGTTCCCGATTACGACCTGAACCTGATGCGGGAGAACCAGGACCTGTTCGGTATCACCTCACGGGTATTGGAAGGGATGCGGGACGTATACGAACGGGAACGGCCTCGCTTGGTGTTGGTACACGGGGATACCACAACTACCTTTGCCGCTGCTCTGGCGGCTTTTTATCTTCGCATCGCGGTAGGGCATGTGGAGGCTGGCTTGAGGACCCGGCGCAAGTACTCGCCCTTCCCGGAGGAAATGAACCGGACCTTGACCGGGCGCTTAGCCGACCTGCACTTTGCCCCGACCGAAACTGCCCGGGCCAACCTGCTGGCGGAAGGGGTAGCGCCGTTTCGGATCTGGGTTACAGGTAATACCGTTATCGACGCTCTCTACCAGACGGTAAAGCCTGATTACCGCTTTACGGGGGAATTGGCGGAATTGGATTTCACCCGGCGGATTATTCTGGTCACCACCCACAGGCGGGAGAACTGGGGGACGAAAATGCGCCAGATTTACGAAGCTCTGTGCGACATCCTGGAGGAGTTCGACGACGTGGACGTGGTTTTTCCCGTGCACAAGAACCCGGTGGTGCGGGACGTGGTAGAAGAAGTTCTTGAAGGGCGGGAGCGGGTTTACCTCATCGAGCCCTTGGACTACGAGCCCTTCGCCCACCTGATGGCCGCATCCCACCTGGTCATGACCGATTCCGGGGGACTGCAGGAAGAAGCGCCGTCCCTGGGCAAGCCGGTCCTGGTGCTGAGGGATACAACTGAGCGGCCGGAGGCGGTCGAAGCCGGCACGGTAAAACTGGTAGGAACCGACCGCCGCCGCATTTACGAAGAGGCCAAGAGGTTACTCACCGACGAGGAGGCGTACCAGAAGATGGCCCGGGCCGTAAACCCTTACGGGGACGGCCAGGCTGCTCCCCGCATCGCCAAGGTAGTGCGGGATTTTCTGCACAATTATTAG
- a CDS encoding pyridoxamine 5'-phosphate oxidase family protein, translating into MERSLLEKARELLNRNLLTTTLSTVDKEYNVNVAVITVVEMVDDETILCARFGAEQTYANLKETGKGVFMVLVADEQGKKDGIRVYVRLAEDLTEGPYYERIKARLEATPYGNFPLKNCLVFKITGIAPISTLKR; encoded by the coding sequence ATGGAGAGGAGTTTGTTGGAGAAGGCGAGGGAACTCTTAAACCGGAACCTGTTGACCACGACTCTGAGCACGGTCGATAAGGAGTATAATGTCAATGTGGCGGTCATTACGGTGGTGGAGATGGTCGACGACGAGACGATACTGTGTGCCCGGTTCGGGGCAGAGCAGACATACGCGAACCTGAAGGAGACGGGCAAAGGGGTCTTCATGGTCCTGGTTGCCGACGAGCAGGGGAAAAAAGACGGCATCCGGGTCTACGTGCGTCTCGCCGAGGACCTGACGGAGGGCCCTTATTACGAACGTATCAAAGCCAGGCTGGAAGCTACCCCGTATGGGAATTTCCCGCTCAAAAACTGCTTGGTATTCAAGATCACCGGCATCGCCCCGATTTCAACATTGAAGAGATGA
- a CDS encoding efflux RND transporter periplasmic adaptor subunit encodes MWERVRKVLAGLVVLVLLGTGAAGCGNKKEEAVEPAQIPVQVEKARLADVEKIAVYSGTLRGVEEAVAYPKLSAAAGAVKVVEVMVKPGDRVSQGQTLIRLDSGDLEYQIRAYEAQLAGLVAQREGAQVRLSNLKQTLDRTRFLYDQGAVSKSDLERAETEYEAAVAGLKQIDAGIAGAQANLDNARRNLANCNVPSPVGGTVGTVNVSAGDSVTAQTPVTVVSNTSRLEVQVNVAEAEISYVKPGAQVKVYVQAASPEPFTGTVDTVATTADSRMKTYPVKILLDNPKGMLKSGMFAEVHLPTMVRHQVVAVPQEAVVAKGARRVVYVVDSKSVAHERPVTVGVENENLAEITEGLKAGEPVVVKGSTLIRDGDKVKVVAGGVDK; translated from the coding sequence TTTTAGGCACAGGAGCAGCCGGCTGCGGCAATAAAAAAGAAGAGGCGGTCGAGCCGGCCCAGATTCCGGTTCAGGTAGAAAAAGCCAGGCTGGCCGATGTGGAGAAGATAGCGGTATACAGCGGAACCTTGAGGGGAGTAGAGGAAGCTGTCGCCTACCCCAAGCTCTCGGCGGCAGCCGGGGCAGTGAAGGTAGTCGAAGTCATGGTCAAGCCGGGGGACCGGGTGTCGCAGGGCCAGACCCTGATCCGGCTTGATTCCGGTGACTTGGAGTACCAGATCCGGGCCTACGAGGCGCAGCTGGCAGGGCTCGTGGCTCAGAGGGAAGGGGCCCAGGTTCGGCTGTCGAATCTGAAGCAGACCCTGGATCGAACCAGGTTTTTGTATGATCAGGGGGCTGTGTCCAAGTCTGACCTGGAAAGGGCTGAGACCGAGTACGAAGCGGCGGTGGCGGGTTTGAAACAGATCGACGCCGGCATCGCTGGGGCCCAGGCTAACCTGGACAACGCCCGCCGCAACCTGGCCAACTGCAACGTGCCGTCTCCCGTAGGCGGTACCGTGGGAACGGTCAATGTAAGCGCTGGAGACAGCGTGACAGCCCAGACCCCGGTGACGGTCGTCTCGAACACGTCCCGGCTCGAGGTCCAGGTGAACGTGGCCGAAGCCGAGATAAGCTATGTCAAGCCCGGAGCCCAGGTTAAGGTTTACGTGCAGGCGGCATCGCCGGAGCCGTTCACGGGAACGGTTGACACGGTGGCTACGACGGCGGACAGCCGCATGAAGACATACCCGGTCAAGATCCTGCTCGACAACCCGAAAGGAATGCTAAAGTCAGGGATGTTTGCCGAGGTGCACCTGCCGACCATGGTCAGGCACCAGGTAGTGGCGGTTCCCCAGGAGGCAGTCGTGGCCAAGGGAGCCCGCCGGGTGGTGTACGTGGTGGACTCGAAGAGCGTGGCCCATGAGAGACCCGTAACCGTAGGGGTGGAGAACGAGAACCTGGCCGAGATTACGGAAGGGCTCAAAGCTGGCGAGCCGGTTGTGGTAAAGGGATCGACCCTCATCCGTGACGGGGATAAGGTAAAGGTTGTGGCAGGAGGCGTTGACAAGTGA